In Pseudoduganella albidiflava, a single window of DNA contains:
- a CDS encoding LacI family DNA-binding transcriptional regulator: protein MAATRTAEYKAAVVRENRRVTSYDVALLAGVSQSAVSRCFKPGASVSPTTYARVMKAAAGLDYIPNAAARSLITRRSNMVAVVMCHVANLYYPEALAELSQQLARRGKRVLLFTVQHEDEVEHILGDIWQYQVDGAIIAATLSDEQVQEFERRGLPLVVFNRNLRGRTVNSVLCDQYEAGRMLATRLAAAGHRQFGIMAGPDGSAVAAERRAGACDRLLELGLPPPVLVTGQFDYASGARGLRELIERLGHPPDAVICGNDVMALGCLDLARHELGIDVPGTMSVAGFDAVEPTGWLSCNLTTLRQPMHNMALAAADLLTSMIESHGSHLAEKRTFAPQLVPGATARLAPLAGASLAA from the coding sequence GTGGCCGCCACCAGGACGGCAGAGTACAAGGCCGCGGTCGTGCGTGAAAACCGGCGCGTCACGTCCTACGACGTGGCGCTCCTGGCTGGCGTGTCGCAATCGGCCGTGTCGCGTTGCTTCAAGCCGGGCGCCAGCGTCTCGCCGACGACCTACGCGCGCGTGATGAAGGCGGCCGCCGGACTCGACTACATTCCCAACGCGGCAGCCCGCAGCCTGATCACACGGCGCTCGAACATGGTGGCCGTCGTCATGTGCCACGTCGCCAACCTGTATTACCCGGAGGCGCTTGCCGAACTGTCCCAGCAACTGGCCCGCCGGGGCAAGCGGGTCCTGCTGTTCACGGTCCAGCACGAAGACGAGGTCGAGCACATCCTGGGCGACATCTGGCAGTACCAGGTCGATGGCGCGATCATCGCCGCCACCCTCAGCGATGAACAGGTGCAGGAGTTCGAGCGGCGCGGGTTGCCGCTGGTGGTCTTCAACCGCAACCTGCGCGGGCGCACCGTCAACAGCGTGCTGTGCGACCAGTACGAGGCCGGGCGCATGCTGGCCACGCGGCTGGCCGCCGCGGGGCACCGCCAGTTCGGCATCATGGCCGGACCCGACGGGTCGGCGGTTGCCGCCGAGCGCCGCGCCGGCGCCTGCGACCGGCTGCTGGAACTGGGCCTGCCGCCACCCGTGCTGGTCACAGGCCAGTTCGACTATGCCAGCGGCGCGCGCGGCCTGCGCGAGCTCATCGAACGGCTCGGGCATCCGCCGGATGCCGTCATCTGCGGCAATGACGTGATGGCGCTCGGCTGCCTCGATCTGGCGCGCCACGAACTGGGTATTGACGTGCCAGGTACCATGTCCGTCGCCGGGTTCGACGCCGTCGAACCGACCGGCTGGCTGAGCTGCAACCTGACCACGCTGCGCCAGCCGATGCACAATATGGCGCTGGCCGCGGCCGACCTGCTGACCTCGATGATCGAATCGCACGGCAGCCACCTGGCCGAGAAGCGCACCTTCGCGCCGCAACTGGTGCCCGGCGCGACAGCCCGGCTGGCACCGCTGGCAGGCGCGTCACTGGCCGCCTGA
- a CDS encoding DNA-binding protein: MEPVLTAEAQLLNDVDVLRTRYSNTQELYREVCAVMFFRYGMTPTANRLYQLVRKGSMSAPAEALAKFWSQLRERSRVTIDGPDLPESLRSGAGELLSALWKQAQEAAGEALAALRAEAEARIADAARAEEAAAVRIAGLAAELAAEREVSGAARKELAALRHQLAAGEAINAKLRQRVEDARKELNEQHAWFRTVERDHAASLDKLRVQLQAERDAAVAAHRQAVEEREREHAAVLRLQKALETERDAGAAALESQRAELRDVVSQLAGLHQRIGMLDGSATAAAAARDDALQALAAVRRELAVAQAEAAAAAGRAAALETALHHAAGRAGPAAPRKRQPAG; the protein is encoded by the coding sequence ATGGAACCGGTTTTGACTGCGGAAGCGCAGCTGTTGAACGATGTGGATGTGCTGCGGACACGCTATTCCAACACCCAGGAGCTGTACCGTGAAGTGTGCGCCGTGATGTTTTTCCGGTATGGCATGACGCCGACGGCCAACCGGCTTTACCAGCTGGTTCGCAAAGGCAGCATGTCGGCGCCGGCGGAAGCGCTGGCGAAGTTCTGGAGCCAGTTGCGGGAGCGCAGCCGGGTCACGATCGATGGCCCGGACTTGCCTGAAAGCTTGCGCAGCGGTGCTGGCGAGTTGCTGTCCGCCCTGTGGAAGCAGGCCCAGGAGGCTGCCGGCGAGGCGCTGGCGGCGCTGCGTGCCGAAGCGGAAGCCCGCATCGCCGATGCCGCCAGGGCAGAGGAGGCCGCGGCGGTGCGCATTGCGGGCCTCGCGGCGGAGCTGGCGGCCGAGCGGGAAGTCTCCGGCGCGGCGCGCAAGGAGCTTGCCGCGCTGCGCCACCAGCTGGCCGCCGGCGAAGCGATCAACGCAAAGCTGCGCCAGCGCGTGGAGGATGCGCGCAAGGAACTGAATGAACAGCATGCCTGGTTCAGGACGGTGGAGCGCGACCATGCGGCGTCGCTCGACAAACTGCGTGTGCAGCTGCAGGCCGAGCGCGATGCTGCCGTCGCCGCCCATCGCCAGGCAGTCGAGGAGCGCGAGCGTGAGCATGCGGCCGTACTCAGGCTGCAAAAGGCACTTGAAACCGAGCGCGACGCCGGCGCGGCCGCGCTGGAAAGCCAGCGTGCCGAGCTGCGCGATGTGGTGTCGCAGCTTGCAGGACTGCACCAGCGCATCGGCATGCTGGATGGCAGTGCCACCGCCGCGGCAGCAGCGCGGGACGACGCGCTCCAGGCGCTGGCCGCCGTGCGCCGCGAACTGGCGGTGGCGCAGGCGGAAGCGGCGGCCGCTGCCGGACGCGCCGCCGCGCTGGAGACGGCTTTGCATCATGCTGCCGGCCGGGCTGGTCCAGCCGCGCCCCGCAAGCGCCAGCCAGCTGGCTGA
- a CDS encoding PepSY-associated TM helix domain-containing protein codes for MFPNFRLAMAWLHTWFGLFLGFVLMVVFFFGALSVFDREIDRWAIPATRFEPQPMPSFDKLLRPVFEDMQPLEDARAAMRGQVDGPLPERFDTVTRMGAYTTHRDPVLALFVGYEVPNAREKDTAIFALRTVDPRTGTALPDDRLKIGSGFFYPLHYSLTFDWKNLGYWIVGFAALMMLVALVTGVIMHRKLFRELFTFRPNKSTQRSMLDLHNLTGVVALPFHFFFAFTGLVIFAGIYFPVTHTQLAALHDKHEQVEARETGLPYARAGVAAPIAPVDPMVAEARRRWAAKGMAGDVGFLAVQFPGDANGYVSIYRSGTDRIALTGEGIHFKASTGELLREDPPPTLVARVNEFLTGLHLQHFRHWLLRWLYVLGGLAGCACIATGFLFFVEKRKRQHARQGSAGARVVDALAVTTVTGMLIAALGMLIANRLLPDAMPAGWPWRGAMEKYAFWGVWALAMAHAVWRTAPVAAGRLAPAWREQCLAIGVLGIVAPVLNWVTTGDHLLRTVATSYWPVAGADLFMLAGAGLALLAARRLQRRATLVAPAKAATLEAGHA; via the coding sequence ATGTTCCCGAATTTCCGCCTGGCGATGGCCTGGCTGCATACCTGGTTCGGCCTGTTCCTGGGCTTCGTGCTGATGGTCGTGTTCTTCTTTGGCGCGCTCTCGGTGTTCGACCGGGAAATCGACCGCTGGGCGATCCCGGCCACGCGCTTCGAGCCGCAGCCGATGCCGTCGTTCGACAAGCTGCTGCGCCCCGTGTTCGAGGACATGCAGCCGCTCGAGGATGCCCGCGCGGCGATGCGCGGCCAGGTCGACGGTCCGCTGCCCGAGCGCTTCGACACCGTGACGCGCATGGGCGCGTACACCACGCACCGCGATCCCGTGCTGGCCCTGTTCGTCGGCTACGAGGTGCCCAATGCCAGGGAAAAGGACACCGCCATCTTCGCGCTGCGCACGGTCGATCCCCGTACCGGTACCGCGCTGCCGGATGACCGGCTGAAGATCGGCAGCGGCTTCTTCTATCCGCTGCACTACAGCCTGACGTTCGACTGGAAAAACCTGGGCTACTGGATCGTCGGCTTCGCCGCGCTGATGATGCTGGTCGCCCTCGTCACCGGCGTGATCATGCACCGCAAGCTGTTCCGCGAACTGTTCACGTTCCGGCCCAACAAGAGCACCCAGCGCAGCATGCTGGACCTGCACAACCTGACCGGCGTAGTGGCGCTGCCATTCCATTTCTTCTTTGCTTTTACCGGCCTGGTGATCTTCGCCGGCATCTATTTTCCGGTCACCCATACCCAGCTCGCGGCGCTGCACGACAAGCACGAGCAGGTCGAAGCCCGCGAAACCGGGTTGCCGTACGCCCGCGCCGGCGTTGCCGCGCCAATAGCCCCGGTGGATCCGATGGTCGCCGAAGCGCGCCGCCGCTGGGCCGCGAAAGGCATGGCGGGCGATGTCGGCTTCCTCGCCGTGCAGTTCCCCGGCGACGCCAATGGCTATGTATCGATCTACCGTTCCGGTACCGACCGCATCGCGCTGACCGGGGAGGGCATCCATTTCAAGGCGTCCACGGGCGAACTGCTGCGCGAGGATCCGCCGCCGACGCTGGTGGCGCGCGTCAACGAATTCCTCACCGGCCTGCACCTGCAGCACTTCCGCCACTGGCTGCTGCGCTGGCTGTATGTGCTGGGTGGGCTGGCTGGCTGCGCCTGCATCGCAACCGGCTTCCTGTTCTTCGTGGAAAAGCGCAAGCGTCAGCACGCCCGGCAGGGCAGCGCCGGCGCGCGCGTGGTCGATGCGCTGGCGGTCACTACCGTCACCGGCATGCTGATCGCGGCACTCGGCATGCTGATCGCCAACCGCTTGTTGCCGGATGCGATGCCGGCCGGCTGGCCGTGGCGCGGCGCCATGGAAAAGTATGCATTCTGGGGTGTCTGGGCGCTGGCGATGGCGCACGCCGTGTGGCGTACCGCGCCGGTGGCCGCAGGCCGCCTGGCGCCGGCATGGCGCGAACAGTGCCTGGCGATCGGCGTGCTGGGCATCGTGGCGCCGGTACTGAACTGGGTCACCACGGGCGACCACTTGCTGCGTACCGTTGCCACGAGTTACTGGCCGGTGGCGGGTGCCGACCTGTTCATGCTGGCCGGTGCCGGCCTCGCACTGCTGGCGGCACGCCGGTTGCAACGGCGCGCCACCCTGGTCGCACCGGCAAAAGCCGCCACGCTGGAGGCTGGCCATGCGTGA
- a CDS encoding TonB-dependent receptor, giving the protein MTTISFGHTPPSQQMKMKLSVAVLAGAGILSSASVWAQNAQAVAEAQATSAPVSVVVTGVRRAAQSAQTIKRNSDEVIDSIVAEEAGKFPDKNVAEILGRVTGVQIRRSGGEAADVIIRGLPGLTTLLNGREVYTSTNRNLHLADIPTTMLQRVDVYKTQGAEMVEGGTAGVIDVRTARPFDFKGFSASLSGRGERRDKADTTDPQVSGMISNRWKNDLGEFGALFGVSYQKGHYFDEVTWNSPPDNTVTNNTSKPNAAVTGPVDLGHSSNYGMRERYSANWAFQFKPARNVELLAEGWSTRIDHDRENQFFLGNLGWGPTTQYTLFPGTNQVDTVTSSGNPFALSSNQTPRDDSETHQAAIGAKWTVTPDLRVSTEFVRTTARWKQDMPIMEMLAHPTTIVGQTYVNGGARFDYPGYNMLDPNNYTLHNLIDNWQASGGQSKDWRADATYNNGEESFFREFSAGVRIAKRSARYQHESLNFLPAVPGLPAVSSLPGLTCPSQRFSNDYGMNQWLTVCGDYQHANIDAMRKLYGRDGRTAPDPYSLYTNNEDTSALYGKTRFGFNAGPVPVEGTVGVRVVKTKLDVNGFSNVDNQPVAVNKKSSDTDVLPNLTLKANLTDTLIGRVNAGKTIQRPAFGDFNPGISLGATPDGLGIYGGNGGNPDLKPVTGKNADVALEWYFAPTGSLTATVFKHKFENYIIRSLAMETFDGKQYRMDRPRNVNEGQLEGVEIGYRQFYDFLPGWLGGFGLEANYTYMKGHFLDAGKEAPFQGMSKNAFNVVGLYERGPWSARLAYNYRSRYVDTFNYRAIAAPIGPIDLIVDPIETVDASLSYKFNEHMGITLDVENLTDRTYNDYHGIASNPRDVRRYDRVIGLTLRWKL; this is encoded by the coding sequence ATGACAACGATTTCGTTCGGTCACACTCCCCCATCGCAACAGATGAAAATGAAGCTGTCGGTCGCCGTCCTGGCGGGTGCCGGCATTCTCAGTAGTGCATCGGTCTGGGCCCAGAACGCCCAGGCCGTCGCGGAAGCGCAGGCGACTTCGGCACCGGTCTCGGTCGTCGTCACCGGCGTGCGCCGCGCCGCGCAAAGCGCGCAGACGATCAAGCGGAACTCCGATGAAGTGATCGATTCGATCGTCGCGGAAGAAGCCGGCAAGTTCCCGGACAAGAACGTGGCTGAAATCCTCGGCCGCGTCACCGGCGTGCAAATCCGCCGCTCGGGCGGCGAAGCGGCCGACGTGATCATTCGCGGCCTGCCAGGCCTGACGACGCTGCTGAACGGCCGCGAAGTCTACACGTCCACCAACCGCAACCTGCACCTGGCGGACATCCCGACCACGATGCTGCAGCGCGTCGACGTCTACAAGACGCAGGGCGCTGAAATGGTCGAAGGCGGTACCGCCGGCGTGATCGACGTACGCACCGCGCGCCCGTTCGACTTCAAGGGCTTCTCCGCCAGCCTGAGCGGCCGCGGCGAACGTCGCGACAAGGCCGACACCACCGATCCGCAGGTGTCCGGCATGATCTCGAACCGCTGGAAGAACGACCTGGGCGAATTCGGCGCGCTGTTCGGCGTGTCGTACCAGAAGGGCCACTATTTCGATGAAGTGACCTGGAACTCGCCGCCGGACAATACGGTCACCAACAACACAAGCAAGCCCAATGCCGCGGTTACCGGTCCGGTCGACCTCGGGCATTCCAGCAACTACGGCATGCGCGAGCGTTATTCCGCCAACTGGGCTTTCCAGTTCAAGCCGGCGCGCAATGTGGAGCTGTTGGCGGAAGGCTGGTCGACCCGCATCGACCACGACCGTGAAAACCAGTTCTTCCTCGGTAACCTGGGCTGGGGGCCGACCACCCAGTACACGCTGTTCCCGGGTACCAACCAGGTCGACACGGTCACGTCGTCCGGCAACCCGTTTGCACTGAGCTCGAACCAGACGCCGCGCGACGATTCGGAAACCCACCAGGCTGCGATCGGCGCCAAGTGGACCGTCACGCCGGACCTGCGCGTGTCGACCGAGTTCGTCCGCACCACCGCGCGCTGGAAGCAGGACATGCCGATCATGGAGATGCTGGCCCATCCGACCACGATCGTCGGCCAGACCTATGTCAATGGCGGCGCGCGCTTCGACTATCCCGGCTACAACATGCTGGACCCGAACAACTACACGCTGCACAACCTCATCGACAACTGGCAGGCCTCGGGCGGCCAGTCGAAGGACTGGCGCGCGGACGCGACCTACAACAACGGCGAGGAAAGCTTCTTCCGCGAGTTCAGCGCCGGTGTGCGGATCGCCAAGCGCAGCGCCCGTTACCAGCATGAAAGCCTGAACTTCCTGCCGGCCGTGCCGGGCCTGCCGGCCGTCAGCTCGCTGCCGGGGCTGACCTGCCCGTCGCAGCGGTTCTCCAACGACTACGGCATGAACCAGTGGCTGACCGTCTGCGGCGACTACCAGCACGCCAATATCGACGCCATGCGCAAGCTGTACGGTCGCGATGGCCGCACCGCGCCGGATCCGTACTCGCTGTACACCAATAACGAGGACACCAGTGCGCTGTACGGCAAGACCCGCTTCGGCTTCAACGCCGGCCCGGTACCGGTCGAAGGCACGGTGGGCGTGCGTGTCGTCAAGACCAAGCTGGACGTGAACGGTTTCTCGAACGTGGACAACCAGCCGGTGGCCGTGAACAAGAAGTCGTCGGATACCGACGTGCTGCCGAACCTGACGCTGAAAGCCAACCTGACCGATACGCTGATCGGCCGCGTCAACGCCGGCAAGACGATCCAGCGCCCGGCCTTCGGCGACTTCAACCCCGGCATTTCGCTGGGCGCGACCCCGGACGGCCTGGGCATCTACGGCGGCAACGGCGGCAACCCGGACCTGAAGCCGGTCACGGGCAAGAACGCCGACGTGGCGCTGGAATGGTACTTCGCGCCGACCGGCAGCCTGACCGCCACGGTGTTCAAGCACAAGTTCGAGAACTACATCATCCGCTCTCTCGCGATGGAAACGTTCGACGGCAAGCAGTACCGCATGGACCGTCCGCGCAACGTCAACGAAGGCCAGCTGGAAGGCGTCGAAATCGGCTACCGCCAGTTCTACGACTTCCTGCCGGGCTGGCTGGGCGGCTTCGGCCTGGAAGCGAACTACACGTACATGAAGGGTCACTTCCTGGACGCCGGCAAGGAAGCGCCGTTCCAGGGCATGTCGAAGAACGCCTTCAACGTGGTCGGCCTGTACGAGCGTGGCCCATGGTCCGCGCGCCTGGCCTACAACTACCGCAGCCGTTACGTCGACACGTTCAACTACCGCGCGATCGCCGCCCCGATCGGGCCGATCGACCTGATCGTCGATCCGATCGAAACCGTGGATGCATCGCTGTCGTACAAGTTCAACGAGCACATGGGCATCACGCTGGACGTGGAAAACCTGACCGACCGGACGTACAACGACTACCACGGCATCGCCAGCAATCCGCGTGACGTGCGTCGCTACGACCGCGTGATCGGCCTGACCCTGCGCTGGAAGCTGTAA
- a CDS encoding DUF3325 family protein: protein MRDALMLLAALAACMAGMGWFALSLDTHWEQVRGKAPRPAAMARQLRWLGAVALAIALVLCLVADSASIAVLVWLMAIAAAALAVALTLTWRARVLAVLVFWAGA from the coding sequence ATGCGTGATGCCCTGATGTTGCTGGCGGCACTGGCCGCCTGCATGGCCGGCATGGGGTGGTTCGCGCTGTCGCTGGACACGCATTGGGAGCAGGTGAGAGGCAAGGCGCCGCGACCCGCCGCGATGGCCCGCCAGCTGCGCTGGCTCGGTGCGGTGGCACTGGCCATCGCACTGGTGCTGTGCCTGGTCGCCGATTCCGCCTCCATCGCGGTACTCGTGTGGCTGATGGCGATCGCCGCCGCCGCCCTGGCAGTGGCGCTGACGTTGACGTGGCGTGCCCGCGTGCTGGCCGTGCTGGTATTCTGGGCCGGCGCCTAG
- a CDS encoding iron uptake protein, with protein sequence MAALTSSPLHIVSRTAAAVLGGYAFTWGVIAFGTALLYAAGMEFHDAEHLSYIVGLLVFLVAFLLTFVARSVSRVWLVLAGGGALLAGAASLLQQQIV encoded by the coding sequence ATGGCCGCCCTGACATCATCGCCGCTTCACATCGTTTCCCGCACGGCTGCCGCCGTCCTTGGCGGCTACGCCTTCACGTGGGGCGTGATTGCCTTCGGCACGGCGCTGCTGTACGCCGCGGGCATGGAATTCCACGATGCAGAGCACCTGTCCTATATCGTCGGCTTGCTGGTATTCCTGGTGGCGTTCCTGCTGACCTTCGTGGCCCGCAGCGTGTCGCGGGTGTGGCTGGTGCTGGCCGGCGGTGGCGCCTTGCTGGCCGGCGCCGCGTCCCTGCTGCAACAACAGATCGTCTGA
- a CDS encoding MHFG family PEP-CTERM protein gives MAYMLAAAAAALFVQPVCSWDRPGVDRYRGSPAAALANYRDISPADRATLARRIAAGIPDDTVQISRTAIAGHYQYESRIADMHFGTGRMCRTVTRAKWRPAHREAAAVYCVGDTCVLVPEVCGNVSRVRRIVTSGSGGPGATGGAPRLPAAPPAAAQPPLALAPPPDYPPVPAAGDELPPWVVPGALPPPVPGLEYPGPGREVSGPLPLSPVPEPSTWAMLAGGLAVLAARTWRRRGRAH, from the coding sequence ATGGCTTACATGCTGGCCGCCGCCGCGGCCGCCCTTTTCGTCCAGCCGGTCTGTTCATGGGACCGGCCCGGTGTCGACCGCTATCGCGGTTCGCCGGCCGCCGCGCTGGCCAACTATCGCGACATCTCCCCTGCCGACCGCGCCACGCTGGCGCGCAGGATCGCTGCCGGGATTCCGGACGATACCGTGCAGATCAGCCGCACCGCGATTGCCGGGCATTACCAGTATGAAAGCCGTATCGCCGACATGCATTTCGGCACCGGGCGGATGTGCCGCACGGTCACGCGGGCCAAATGGCGCCCGGCGCACCGCGAGGCGGCCGCGGTGTACTGCGTGGGCGATACCTGCGTGCTGGTTCCTGAAGTATGCGGCAACGTCAGCCGCGTTCGCAGGATCGTGACGTCGGGTTCGGGCGGGCCCGGGGCGACCGGCGGAGCGCCACGCCTTCCCGCCGCGCCGCCCGCCGCCGCACAGCCCCCGCTGGCCCTGGCGCCGCCGCCCGACTATCCGCCCGTTCCGGCAGCCGGCGACGAACTGCCGCCATGGGTGGTGCCGGGCGCGCTGCCGCCGCCGGTGCCCGGCCTGGAGTACCCGGGGCCCGGGCGCGAGGTTTCCGGGCCGCTGCCGTTGTCGCCGGTACCCGAACCGTCGACCTGGGCGATGCTGGCGGGCGGCCTGGCCGTGCTGGCCGCGCGGACCTGGCGCCGCCGCGGCCGGGCACACTAG
- a CDS encoding TonB-dependent receptor produces the protein MVRPCPIPHALALACVTLGHAPVRAQEVPVAEVVVTATRTAKTVDRIPGAVTVVSQRDLETQYLLADDPSAALATYIPGYSPSRQKISSTGESLRGRTPLILLDGVPQSNPLRAGMREGFFADTAIIERIEVIAGASAMQGMGATGGIINYITKTPRQPGTTVAVHARAATGFRHDNLDWKTGLSVSHKSGAFDLFGYASVQRRGMAYDGSGRRIGIDALQGDTLDAGGHDVFLKLGRDIGEQRLQLTINRFIFRGELDYRTVPADFGRGIPTSSVPGRPPGNPARNDVRTASLDYRHASLLGGALAVQVFSQDFTALYGGSNTITFQDARLAPVGMLFDQSEINADKHGARITWVRQDLPVPGLEATLGFDYLRDRSGQRMALTNRTWVPTLDFTSTAPFVQLEYEAGPVTVRGGVRRESARLDVDPYTTLWSYGGVAVGGGKRSFDKAVKNIGAVWRFAPAWSAFVSSSEGFGLPDVGIVLRGVNRPGQSVDTLFELQPVITRSKEIGINWRGARGSAGASFYDSRSELGTVLRINAEGLGVLDRVPTTVRGWEVSTELRATATLSAFATYARTMGKTAASAGAPMDLALGARAQGPDKLVLGANWQPLPGTRLRLQATRLADRDINIGRMAGPISLEEHFRGYTLADMAATWDTRWGRFGLGIDNLTDRQYIGYYPQSVYLKDPLSYFAGRSRTYSASYTRSF, from the coding sequence ATGGTCCGACCGTGCCCGATTCCGCATGCCCTGGCGCTAGCGTGTGTGACGCTGGGCCACGCGCCGGTTCGGGCGCAGGAGGTGCCGGTCGCTGAAGTGGTGGTCACGGCGACGCGGACCGCAAAAACGGTCGACAGGATCCCCGGCGCGGTGACGGTGGTGTCCCAGCGCGACCTGGAAACGCAATACCTGCTGGCGGACGATCCCTCGGCCGCGCTGGCCACCTACATACCGGGATATTCGCCGAGCCGGCAAAAGATTTCCTCCACGGGAGAATCGCTGCGCGGGCGCACACCGCTGATCCTGCTCGATGGCGTTCCGCAGTCCAATCCGCTGCGCGCCGGCATGCGCGAGGGTTTTTTCGCCGATACGGCGATCATCGAACGGATCGAAGTGATCGCCGGCGCCTCGGCCATGCAGGGTATGGGCGCCACCGGCGGCATCATCAACTACATCACGAAGACGCCGCGCCAACCGGGGACCACGGTCGCCGTGCACGCCAGGGCGGCCACGGGATTCCGCCATGACAACCTGGACTGGAAAACCGGGCTGTCGGTGTCGCACAAGTCCGGCGCCTTCGATCTGTTCGGCTACGCGAGCGTGCAACGGCGCGGCATGGCCTACGACGGCAGCGGCCGCCGGATCGGCATCGATGCGCTGCAAGGCGATACCCTCGATGCGGGCGGGCACGACGTGTTCCTCAAGCTGGGCCGCGATATCGGCGAACAGCGCCTGCAGCTGACGATCAACCGCTTCATTTTCCGCGGCGAGCTCGATTACCGCACGGTGCCTGCCGATTTCGGCCGCGGCATCCCCACGTCCTCGGTGCCGGGGCGCCCGCCAGGCAATCCGGCCCGCAACGATGTGCGCACCGCCAGCCTGGATTACCGCCATGCTTCGCTGCTCGGTGGCGCCCTGGCGGTACAGGTGTTCAGCCAGGATTTCACGGCACTGTACGGCGGCAGCAACACGATCACGTTCCAGGATGCCCGCCTGGCACCGGTCGGCATGCTGTTCGACCAATCCGAAATCAACGCCGACAAGCATGGCGCCAGGATCACGTGGGTGCGGCAGGACCTGCCCGTGCCGGGACTGGAAGCCACGCTGGGCTTCGATTACCTGCGCGACCGCAGTGGCCAGCGCATGGCGCTGACGAACCGCACCTGGGTGCCGACCCTCGACTTCACGTCGACCGCGCCGTTCGTGCAACTGGAGTACGAAGCCGGCCCGGTCACGGTGCGCGGCGGCGTGCGCCGCGAATCCGCCCGGCTAGACGTCGACCCCTACACCACGCTGTGGTCGTACGGCGGGGTGGCGGTGGGCGGCGGCAAACGCTCGTTCGACAAGGCCGTCAAGAACATCGGCGCCGTGTGGCGCTTCGCCCCCGCATGGTCGGCGTTCGTGTCGTCCTCCGAAGGCTTCGGCTTGCCGGACGTGGGTATTGTCCTGCGCGGCGTGAACCGCCCCGGCCAGTCGGTCGACACCCTGTTCGAACTGCAGCCGGTCATCACCCGCAGCAAGGAAATCGGCATCAACTGGCGTGGCGCGCGGGGCAGCGCCGGCGCATCGTTCTACGACTCGCGCTCGGAACTGGGCACCGTGCTGCGGATCAACGCCGAAGGCCTCGGTGTGCTGGACCGCGTGCCGACCACCGTGCGCGGCTGGGAAGTCTCCACCGAGTTGCGGGCCACCGCCACGCTGTCGGCGTTCGCCACGTATGCCCGGACCATGGGCAAGACCGCGGCAAGCGCCGGGGCGCCGATGGACCTGGCACTGGGCGCCCGCGCGCAGGGCCCGGACAAGCTGGTGCTCGGTGCCAACTGGCAGCCGCTGCCGGGCACGCGCCTGCGGCTGCAGGCGACCCGCTTGGCCGATCGTGACATCAACATCGGCCGGATGGCCGGCCCCATCAGCCTGGAAGAGCATTTCCGCGGCTACACGCTGGCCGATATGGCGGCCACGTGGGACACGCGCTGGGGCCGCTTCGGCCTCGGCATCGACAACCTGACGGACCGGCAGTACATCGGCTACTACCCGCAATCGGTGTACCTGAAGGATCCGCTGTCCTACTTTGCCGGCCGTAGCCGCACGTATTCGGCAAGTTATACGCGCAGCTTCTGA